In Dromaius novaehollandiae isolate bDroNov1 chromosome 3, bDroNov1.hap1, whole genome shotgun sequence, the following are encoded in one genomic region:
- the LOC112979541 gene encoding zinc finger protein 271-like — MSVEPERPESAGDGGSDVFEIVLPITICVLSDDDFLHDDSDERATLFPELKEKDEQEANLDNSSFLKSSVTPSSENNSLRSWEEKTPSNKVVHMKYFEEKWVASTVCDKSKSTLSSVGDQCDLSKDKYNQNDVLPTSTCKTDPAEMNETSDSQECDDDSFHKIPLLLSSAGSGGRDETINTEGELTLATTSRNEEELASDASILSDGSREKQPEIHTEVETTVETEDTDSSKNGNNKVDRTRKGSKFEHETWSSLLEHDLREELKLTLSSSAPVINGFSPNSEELLKDVGNMEMNVFLCAESNAPEEHIYQSLTPFSKKMDQQQNAISPHASPEELRDEQEGLSWLSNSVSIKPLSKGSCSINKHEKLNLKCRFCSSVYKCTTLLKKHVYSAHKDKRKYKCCFCKRTFFFSGNLKNHLKFHKKITRLQKARKNRMNARKRRQRRTEERKSEIKKKESKYEKFFIKIERDFTPVGVPVIFSCKICFFASSSPRIFIHHMKGHKERPPYQCPQCDYSCINLSYMLNHMYWHAGYKLYKCRFCTFFSLYFASMVRHSYTHTGAKPYTCEFCQSAFTSTSGLKRHRKSHAGKEACQGQQFVEFVSGRKRTRRPLKSYACDECNIVFYTRGHLSFHKKFHEQTNGYMDQSNEYRESKICEVDSNSRDCVSLSLSEKDNDHPTGGMCKMLVSELDFRQAGDMWDNKKMCFGEKFPENSYGSNSLPATENGSEVFPESYTADTVICKEEPLFSPEATHSKVQDDNEDDTYHKFVENFKDTWPSSLSSFKMYKCKRCDYATAAYSNLKLHLRIHRHERPFECKECSKTFRTSSHLQRHSRLHVKNQFEFGHCLCVDSRLEDLELHHERHVAICPERDFGSSGGLSSVHSLLCLEARAEQPEVQRSKESDLTAQSQPQFYQCAECEYTTYILSNLKLHIRTHTGEKPYSCSVCQKNFRTSSHLKRHGVVHFNAEHLKCRNCDYSTDKWLSLKQHLASHSDKEISSTGSLYEQKALPVKTYTCEECGYTTVHHGNFKQHLRIHTGEKPFKCSQCTISFRTSSHLKRHLLTHLKLHCKRCEFSTIDRYAMQKHVKTHKDKKVYKCKKCNVTFSTRKLLEKHKQQHLRAGT; from the exons ATGTCGGTGGAGCCGGAGCGACCGGAGTCGGCGGGCGATGGCG GGTCAGATGTTTTTGAAATTGTTCTTCCAATCACTATCTGTGTGCTGAGCGATGATGATTTTCTCCACGATGACAGTGATGAGCGGGCAACGTTGTTTCCTGAGCTGAAGGAAAAGGATGAGCAGGAGGCTAACTTAGATAATAGCAGTTTCTTAAAAAGTAGTGTGACGCCTTCAAGTGAAAACAATAGTTTAAGGAGTTGGGAAGAAAAGACTCCTTCAAATAAGGTTGTTCATATGAAATACTTTGAAGAAAAATGGGTTGCCAGCACTGTGTGTGACAAATCAAAATCAACATTATCTTCTGTAGGTGATCAGTGTGATCTAAGCAAGGATAAATACAATCAAAATGATGTATTGCCTACATCAACTTGCAAAACAGACCCTGCAGAGATGAATGAAACCAGTGACAGCCAGGAATGTGATGATGATAGTTTCCACAAgattcctcttctcctctcctctgctggcaGTGGGGGCAGAGATGAGACCATCAATACAGAAGGAGAGTTGACATTAGCAACAACATCCAGAAATGAAGAAGAACTTGCCAGTGATGCAAGCATTCTTTCTGATGGCAGTCGAGAGAAACAACCGGAAATCCACACAGAGGTGGAGACAACTGTTGAAACAGAAG ATACTGATTCTTCAAAGAATGGAAATAACAAAGTTGACAGAACAAGAAAGGGAAGCAAATTTGAACATGAAACTTGGAGTTCTCTTTTGGAGCATGACTTGAGAGAAGAACTGAAGCTTACCCTTAGTAGTTCTGCTCCAGTTATTAATGGATTTTCCCctaattcagaagaattgttaaaAGATGTAGGGAATATGGAAATGAATGTTTTCCTTTGTGCTGAATCAAATGCTCCCGAAGAGCATATTTATCAGTCATTAACtccattttctaaaaaaatgGATCAGCAACAAAATGCGATTTCTCCTCATGCAAGCCCAGAAGAATTACGAGATGAGCAAGAAGGTTTATCATGGCTAAGTAACAGTGTGAGCATCAAACCTCTTTCTAAGGGATCTTGTTCTATAAATAAGCATGAAAAGTTAAATTTGAAATGCAGGTTCTGTAGTTCTGTGTATAAGTGTACTACACTTCTAAAGAAGCATGTTTATTCAGCTcacaaagataaaagaaaatataaatgctGCTTTTGTAAACGAACCTTCTTCTTTTCTGGCAACCTTAAAAATCACCTTAAGTTTCATAAGAAAATTACCAGGTtgcaaaaggcaaggaaaaatagAATGAATGCTCGaaaaagaaggcagagaagaactgaagagagaaaatctgaaatcaagaaaaaggaaagtaaatatGAGAAGTTTTTCATCAAAATTGAAAGGGACTTTACTCCTGTGGGTGTTcctgttattttttcctgcaaaatttgtttctttgcttCATCAAGTCCTAGGATTTTTATCCATCACATGAAGGGGCATAAAGAGAGACCACCTTACCAGTGTCCTCAGTGTGATTATTCCTGCATTAACTTATCCTATATGTTAAATCACATGTACTGGCATGCTGGGTATAAGCTGTATAAGTGCAGGTTCTGcacctttttttctctgtattttgcaaGCATGGTAAGGCATAGCTATACCCATACAGGAGCTAAGCCATATACCTGCGAGTTCTGCCAGTCAGCATTCACAAGCACCAGTGGATTAAAGAGACACAGAAAATCACATGCTGGCAAGGAAGCATGCCAAGGGCAGCAATTCGTTGAATTTGTAAGTGGAAGAAAGAGAACCCGAAGACCTTTAAAGAGTTATGCATGTGATGAGTGTAACATAGTGTTTTATACTAGAGGACATCTCAGCTTTCATAAGAAATTTCATGAACAGACTAATGGTTATATGGATCAGAGTAATGAATACCGTGAGAGCAAAATATGTGAAGTTGACAGTAATTCCCGGGACTgtgtttctctgtctctttcagaGAAAGACAATGATCATCCCACTGGGGGAATGTGCAAAATGCTGGTTTCAGAATTGGACTTTAGGCAGGCAGGTGATATGTGGGACAATAAGAAAATGTGCTTTGGAGAGAAATTCCCTGAAAACAGCTATGGAAGCAACAGTTTGCCTGCTACTGAGAACGGATCGGAAGTTTTTCCGGAGTCATACACAGCAGACACTGTGATTTGCAAAGAGGAACCTCTCTTCAGCCCTGAGGCCACTCATTCAAAAGTTCAAGATGATAATGAAGATGATACATACCATAAATTTGTGGAGAACTTTAAGGATACATGGCCTTCCAGTTTGTCTTCATTCAAAATGTACAAGTGTAAACGGTGTGATTATGCTACTGCTGCTTATAGCAACCTTAAGCTGCACCTAAGAATACACAGACATGAAAGACCATTTGAGTGTAAAGAATGCAGTAAGACATTTAGAACTTCAAGCCATTTGCAGAGACACAGCCGTCTTCATGTAAAGAATCAATTTGAGTTTGGCCATTGCCTGTGTGTAGATAGCCGTTTAGAGGATCTTGAATTGCATCATGAAAGGCATGTAGCTATATGTCCTGAAAGAGATTTTGGCTCTTCAGGAGGTTTAAGCAGTGTCCATTCCTTGCTTTGTTTGGAAGCACGTGCAGAACAGCCAGAAGTCCAGAGGAGCAAAGAAAGTGATTTGACAGCACAGAGTCAACCACAGTTCTATCAGTGTGCCGAGTGTGAGTATACTACTTACATTTTAAGCAACCTTAAGCTACACATAAGAACTCATACAGGTGAGAAACCTTACAGCTGCAGTGTTTGTCAAAAGAACTTCCGTACTTCCAGTCACCTGAAACGACATGGGGTCGTGCATTTTAATGCAGAGCATCTCAAATGCAGGAACTGTGACTATTCAACAGACAAATGGCTATCCTTGAAACAACATCTGGCTTCACACTCTGATAAGGAAATCTCATCTACTGGCAGTCTCTATGAACAAAAGGCACTACCTGTCAAAACGTACACGTGTGAAGAGTGTGGCTATACCACAGTCCACCATGGAAACTTTAAGCAGCACTTGAGAATTCATACAGGGGAGAAGCCATTCAAGTGTAGTCAGTGTACTATTTCTTTCCGCACATCTAGCCATCTGAAGCGCCACTTGCTAACTCATCTAAAGTTACACTGTAAAAGGTGTGAATTTTCTACAATAGATAGATATGCTATGCAAAAGCATGTAAAAACACATAAGGATAAAAAAGTGTACAAGTGTAAAAAGTGCAATGTCACATTTTCTACCAGAAAGCTCCTGGAAAAGCATAAACAGCAACATTTAAGAGCCGGAACATAA